From Vitis vinifera cultivar Pinot Noir 40024 chromosome 3, ASM3070453v1, the proteins below share one genomic window:
- the LOC104878803 gene encoding bZIP transcription factor 1-A isoform X2, whose protein sequence is MIEAGVGVNNSGTAQKVSPNASNVTLPEASATMVRPQEVKQENCIQHEDELRKERKKQANRESAKRSRLRKQEECNKLQAVARTLKSDISILCDKLVRLSEKCMEFERENKSITEELIQTYGLGAISDLKVKYPDFFQQYLDDKRNSNDTEIQSTISMKEETTSEDTTSPNQNTEH, encoded by the exons ATGATTGAAGCTG GAGTAGGTGTAAATAACAGTGGTACAGCCCAGAAGGTATCTCCCAATGCATCCAATGTCACACTTCCAGAGGCTTCAGCAACTATGGTTAGACCTCAAGAGGTCAAGCAAGAAAACTGTATTCAG CACGAGGATGAAttgagaaaggaaagaaagaagcaGGCTAATAGGGAGTCAGCTAAGAGGTCAAGATTACGCAAGCAG GAAGAATGTAACAAACTACAGGCAGTGGCAAGGACATTAAAATCGGACATTTCCATCCTCTGTGACAAGTTAGTGAGACTTTCCGAGAAATGTATGGAGTTTGAAAGAGAAAACAAGTCAATAACG GAAGAGCTAATTCAGACATATGGGCTAGGTGCAATTTCCGACCTTAAAGTCAAGTATCCTGACTTTTTTCAACAATATCTTGATGACAAAAGGAACAGCAATGACACAGAAATTCAAAGCACCATCAGCATGAAAGAAGAAACTACAAGTGAGGATACGACATCTCCTAATCAGAATACAGAACATTAA
- the LOC104878803 gene encoding light-inducible protein CPRF3 isoform X3 — MIEAGVNNSGTAQKVSPNASNVTLPEASATMVRPQEVKQENCIQHEDELRKERKKQANRESAKRSRLRKQEECNKLQAVARTLKSDISILCDKLVRLSEKCMEFERENKSITEELIQTYGLGAISDLKVKYPDFFQQYLDDKRNSNDTEIQSTISMKEETTSEDTTSPNQNTEH; from the exons ATGATTGAAGCTG GTGTAAATAACAGTGGTACAGCCCAGAAGGTATCTCCCAATGCATCCAATGTCACACTTCCAGAGGCTTCAGCAACTATGGTTAGACCTCAAGAGGTCAAGCAAGAAAACTGTATTCAG CACGAGGATGAAttgagaaaggaaagaaagaagcaGGCTAATAGGGAGTCAGCTAAGAGGTCAAGATTACGCAAGCAG GAAGAATGTAACAAACTACAGGCAGTGGCAAGGACATTAAAATCGGACATTTCCATCCTCTGTGACAAGTTAGTGAGACTTTCCGAGAAATGTATGGAGTTTGAAAGAGAAAACAAGTCAATAACG GAAGAGCTAATTCAGACATATGGGCTAGGTGCAATTTCCGACCTTAAAGTCAAGTATCCTGACTTTTTTCAACAATATCTTGATGACAAAAGGAACAGCAATGACACAGAAATTCAAAGCACCATCAGCATGAAAGAAGAAACTACAAGTGAGGATACGACATCTCCTAATCAGAATACAGAACATTAA
- the LOC104878803 gene encoding bZIP transcription factor 1-A isoform X1, with translation MTSRTCTGVGVNNSGTAQKVSPNASNVTLPEASATMVRPQEVKQENCIQHEDELRKERKKQANRESAKRSRLRKQEECNKLQAVARTLKSDISILCDKLVRLSEKCMEFERENKSITEELIQTYGLGAISDLKVKYPDFFQQYLDDKRNSNDTEIQSTISMKEETTSEDTTSPNQNTEH, from the exons ATGACTTCTAGAACTTGCACAGGAGTAGGTGTAAATAACAGTGGTACAGCCCAGAAGGTATCTCCCAATGCATCCAATGTCACACTTCCAGAGGCTTCAGCAACTATGGTTAGACCTCAAGAGGTCAAGCAAGAAAACTGTATTCAG CACGAGGATGAAttgagaaaggaaagaaagaagcaGGCTAATAGGGAGTCAGCTAAGAGGTCAAGATTACGCAAGCAG GAAGAATGTAACAAACTACAGGCAGTGGCAAGGACATTAAAATCGGACATTTCCATCCTCTGTGACAAGTTAGTGAGACTTTCCGAGAAATGTATGGAGTTTGAAAGAGAAAACAAGTCAATAACG GAAGAGCTAATTCAGACATATGGGCTAGGTGCAATTTCCGACCTTAAAGTCAAGTATCCTGACTTTTTTCAACAATATCTTGATGACAAAAGGAACAGCAATGACACAGAAATTCAAAGCACCATCAGCATGAAAGAAGAAACTACAAGTGAGGATACGACATCTCCTAATCAGAATACAGAACATTAA
- the LOC132253555 gene encoding HVA22-like protein k isoform X2 — protein sequence MKFAFLVWLQLPSTDGAGHLYMRHLRPFLLRHQAKLDQIMGLLYGEMAKFISLHQAEIQLARTFVMKVLAGDVKQVTGAIEGPTTRRTHDSTTTQPTHDSVIENPTTGRQTQDSESNHEE from the exons atgaagtttgcatttcTTGTTTGGCTTCAACTTCCATCTACTGAT GGGGCAGGGCATTTGTACATGAGGCATCTGCGTCCATTCCTTTTGAGGCATCAAGCTAAACTTGATCAAATTATGGGGCTTTTATATGGTGAAATG GCTAAATTTATTAGTCTACACCAAGCAGAAATCCAGTTGGCAAGGACATTTGTCATGAAGGTTTTGGCAGGAG ACGTAAAGCAAGTGACTGGTGCGATCGAGGGTCCAACAACCAGACGGACGCATGACTCAACAACAACCCAACCAACGCATGATTCAGTGATTGAGAACCCAACAACAGGGAGACAAACACAGGACTCAGAATCCAACCATGAAGAATGA
- the LOC132253555 gene encoding HVA22-like protein k isoform X1, producing MKFAFLVWLQLPSTDGAGHLYMRHLRPFLLRHQAKLDQIMGLLYGEMAKFISLHQAEIQLARTFVMKVLAGVRDIIHSDVKQVTGAIEGPTTRRTHDSTTTQPTHDSVIENPTTGRQTQDSESNHEE from the exons atgaagtttgcatttcTTGTTTGGCTTCAACTTCCATCTACTGAT GGGGCAGGGCATTTGTACATGAGGCATCTGCGTCCATTCCTTTTGAGGCATCAAGCTAAACTTGATCAAATTATGGGGCTTTTATATGGTGAAATG GCTAAATTTATTAGTCTACACCAAGCAGAAATCCAGTTGGCAAGGACATTTGTCATGAAGGTTTTGGCAGGAG TCCGAGATATCATTCACTCAGACGTAAAGCAAGTGACTGGTGCGATCGAGGGTCCAACAACCAGACGGACGCATGACTCAACAACAACCCAACCAACGCATGATTCAGTGATTGAGAACCCAACAACAGGGAGACAAACACAGGACTCAGAATCCAACCATGAAGAATGA